From one Melioribacteraceae bacterium genomic stretch:
- a CDS encoding biotin/lipoyl-containing protein produces MKKFKFTLRGNKYDVELHSIEDNIAIVEVNGSKYEVEIEQEIKTTKTPKLIREVAIPSSESDRAKTSKPSEKKGAGNIKAPLPGTILQIFVKEGDIVKSGDRLLIMEAMKMENNISSDKEGKITAVKVKTGDSVLEGDVLVEIGS; encoded by the coding sequence TCTTCGCGGAAACAAGTACGATGTCGAATTACACAGCATTGAAGATAATATTGCTATAGTTGAAGTAAACGGTTCGAAGTATGAAGTCGAGATAGAGCAAGAAATTAAAACGACAAAAACTCCAAAGTTAATACGCGAAGTAGCCATCCCTTCGTCCGAAAGCGATAGAGCCAAAACAAGTAAACCTTCTGAAAAAAAGGGAGCAGGAAATATAAAAGCTCCGCTTCCGGGAACAATCTTACAAATATTTGTGAAGGAAGGCGATATAGTCAAAAGCGGCGATAGGCTTCTGATTATGGAAGCGATGAAAATGGAGAATAATATTTCTTCGGATAAGGAAGGGAAAATAACTGCCGTTAAAGTTAAAACCGGGGATTCCGTACTTGAAGGTGACGTACTAGTTGAGATTGGGAGTTAA
- a CDS encoding sodium ion-translocating decarboxylase subunit beta: MEILKDLVDGFSVFVQYTGFANLTIGHLLMLIVGSCFIYLGIAKEYEPLLLVPIGFGILVGNIPFLESAGLSLGIYEEGSVLNYLYFGVLKGIYPPLIFLGIGAMTDFSTLISNPKLMLLGAAAQVGIFLTFITALALGFTPQQAASIGIIGGADGPTAIFLSSKLAPELIGAIAIAAYSYMALVPVIQPPIIKLLTTKEERRIKMKPPRSVGKTERILFPIVGLLLTTFISPGGLPLLGMLFFGNLLKESGVTKRLAETASRPLIDIVTILLGLTVGASTQATTFLTPQSILIFVLGAVSFMIATAGGVLFAKVMNIFLKGDNRLNPMIGAAGVSAVPDSARVVQHLGLKEDKTNYLLMHAMAPNVSGVIGSAVAAGILLSFLMQII; encoded by the coding sequence ATGGAAATCTTGAAAGATTTAGTTGACGGATTTAGTGTTTTTGTTCAGTATACAGGTTTTGCGAATTTAACGATTGGGCATTTACTTATGCTTATTGTTGGATCATGTTTTATTTACCTCGGAATTGCTAAGGAGTATGAACCGTTACTTCTTGTCCCAATCGGTTTTGGTATCCTAGTTGGAAATATTCCCTTTCTTGAAAGTGCCGGTCTTTCTTTAGGTATTTATGAAGAAGGCAGTGTTCTCAATTATTTATACTTTGGTGTACTTAAAGGAATCTATCCCCCGTTAATCTTCTTAGGTATTGGGGCGATGACCGATTTTTCAACATTAATTTCAAATCCTAAACTAATGCTACTCGGAGCTGCGGCTCAGGTTGGAATTTTTCTTACTTTTATCACTGCTCTTGCCCTAGGATTTACACCACAACAAGCAGCTTCAATTGGTATTATTGGTGGAGCAGACGGACCAACTGCGATTTTTCTATCCTCTAAATTAGCTCCCGAATTAATAGGTGCAATTGCAATAGCTGCATATTCATACATGGCATTAGTACCTGTAATACAACCACCAATAATAAAATTACTTACAACCAAAGAAGAACGCCGAATTAAAATGAAACCACCTCGTTCCGTTGGTAAAACCGAACGTATTCTTTTCCCTATCGTTGGGCTATTACTAACCACATTTATTTCCCCAGGTGGCTTGCCGCTTTTAGGTATGCTGTTCTTTGGCAACCTGCTCAAAGAATCCGGTGTTACAAAAAGATTAGCCGAAACCGCTTCAAGACCACTGATTGATATTGTTACAATTCTGCTCGGATTGACTGTCGGGGCTTCAACTCAAGCAACAACTTTTTTAACACCGCAATCTATTTTAATTTTCGTACTTGGCGCCGTTTCTTTTATGATCGCCACTGCCGGAGGTGTTCTCTTTGCAAAAGTTATGAATATATTTTTAAAAGGTGATAACAGACTAAATCCAATGATTGGTGCCGCCGGGGTTTCAGCAGTACCTGATAGTGCTCGCGTTGTTCAACATTTAGGATTAAAAGAAGACAAAACAAATTATCTGCTTATGCATGCGATGGCACCAAATGTTTCCGGTGTAATTGGTTCAGCTGTCGCGGCCGGTATTCTATTAAGTTTTCTGATGCAAATTATCTGA
- a CDS encoding M1 family aminopeptidase encodes MKKLLTFFTFIFVSTIAFSQADSKFICAHSKIAAYEKSNKLNQIQYPGDQNIDVTYYKLDLNITYDESKTDVVYLEGVVTISAKAIGNINSAFFDLRNHFTINEIKVNGNPTSAYVKDNNKITLNFDSAVNDGNEFTVEVTYEGVPGSSGMGSFEYDTNYDVIWTLSEPYGAPDWWICKDSPADKPDSADIWITCRNDFIPASNGTLEDIIDNGNGTHTYKYHESYPIAHYLISLAIAPYETFQEYWNYSPTDSMLVISYNFPQNHTQSRINSLKETINMLDVFSDMYGMYPFVDEKYGHAECLFGGAMEHQTMTSMGSFAYNTATIAHELAHHWFGDMITCADWQNIWLNEGFATYSESLYWEAAYGHDAFMDDVQSNMRSAKFATGSIYVQNINSINEIFSGVRSYAKGSIVLHMLRGVIGDEAFFQTMYNYAHDEQVRHASAVTEDFQRVAEATSGMNLDWFFQQWIYGEGYPKYKFGWTSDQTAGLFSVSGIIEQTQSVGPTFKMPIELVVEYTDGSEESFIVWDSTASQNFEFSVLKEPFAVSFDPNYWILRDVTELMIDPPLDKGILLVNGLTWNDDVNNSYEQKSFWGNLPISFWDLQQQPSGGYPSALPVPEGNGDLTMSTVRRYSTIIWVSSGSDANKFDKQLMNDYLNAGGNLLLITPSGKSFIDDNLLEYLGITWHTSALTTLKDFQSVEPGLSNITVTANQTFINVFNTQLNSVSSTLLYQSTEGFDEPRGVGVISSPEDLGKFALLACKPLNFDYTELSSNLEYIIVNLIGEPLTSVEDKESVVNVFELKSVYPNPFNPTTTIEFALPSNEHVNISVYNIIGQKVDEIINDNFESGIHKFNWNASHLASGIYLIKFDGGKFHAVQKAVLMK; translated from the coding sequence ATGAAGAAGTTACTTACCTTTTTCACTTTCATTTTTGTATCTACTATTGCCTTCTCACAAGCAGATTCAAAATTTATTTGTGCTCATTCCAAAATTGCAGCTTATGAGAAAAGTAACAAGTTAAATCAAATCCAATATCCCGGCGATCAAAATATTGATGTAACTTACTACAAGCTGGATCTAAATATTACTTATGATGAAAGCAAAACTGATGTCGTCTATCTTGAAGGAGTTGTTACAATTTCCGCTAAAGCAATAGGCAATATCAATTCTGCTTTCTTCGATCTAAGAAATCACTTCACAATTAATGAAATAAAAGTTAACGGGAATCCTACCTCGGCATACGTTAAGGATAATAATAAAATTACTCTAAATTTCGATTCAGCAGTTAATGATGGTAATGAGTTTACGGTTGAAGTAACTTACGAAGGTGTTCCCGGCTCATCAGGCATGGGTAGTTTTGAATACGATACAAATTATGATGTGATCTGGACATTAAGTGAACCATACGGCGCACCGGATTGGTGGATTTGTAAAGATAGTCCCGCCGACAAACCAGATTCGGCAGATATTTGGATAACTTGCAGAAATGATTTTATTCCGGCTTCTAACGGTACTTTAGAAGATATAATAGATAATGGAAATGGAACACATACTTATAAGTATCATGAATCATATCCGATTGCCCATTATCTGATTTCGCTTGCGATTGCTCCTTATGAAACTTTTCAAGAGTACTGGAACTACTCCCCAACTGATTCTATGTTAGTTATTAGTTATAATTTTCCGCAAAATCACACACAATCAAGAATCAACAGTTTAAAAGAAACCATTAATATGTTAGATGTTTTTTCAGACATGTATGGAATGTATCCTTTTGTTGATGAAAAATACGGTCATGCTGAATGTTTATTTGGCGGTGCAATGGAACATCAAACTATGACTTCGATGGGTTCATTCGCATACAATACTGCGACAATTGCCCACGAACTAGCACATCATTGGTTTGGTGACATGATAACTTGTGCCGATTGGCAAAATATTTGGTTGAATGAAGGATTTGCAACTTATAGCGAATCTCTTTATTGGGAAGCCGCATATGGTCATGATGCTTTTATGGATGATGTCCAATCCAATATGCGTTCCGCAAAATTTGCAACAGGATCAATATACGTGCAAAACATCAATAGCATAAACGAAATTTTCAGCGGTGTAAGAAGTTACGCGAAAGGTTCGATTGTTTTACATATGCTTAGAGGTGTAATTGGTGACGAAGCTTTCTTCCAAACAATGTACAACTATGCTCATGATGAACAGGTAAGACATGCATCAGCAGTCACAGAGGATTTCCAACGTGTTGCTGAAGCCACCTCCGGTATGAATTTGGACTGGTTCTTTCAACAATGGATTTATGGCGAAGGTTATCCAAAATATAAATTTGGCTGGACTAGTGATCAGACGGCCGGATTATTTTCTGTATCGGGAATAATTGAACAAACTCAATCAGTGGGTCCAACTTTTAAGATGCCAATTGAATTAGTTGTTGAATATACAGACGGCTCCGAAGAATCATTCATTGTCTGGGATTCAACCGCATCACAAAATTTTGAATTTTCTGTTTTAAAAGAGCCATTTGCGGTTTCATTTGATCCGAACTATTGGATATTAAGAGATGTAACAGAGTTAATGATTGATCCACCGCTAGATAAAGGTATTCTTTTAGTAAACGGTTTAACATGGAATGATGACGTAAATAACTCGTATGAACAAAAATCTTTTTGGGGAAACCTGCCGATTTCATTTTGGGATTTACAACAGCAGCCATCAGGTGGTTATCCCTCCGCACTTCCGGTGCCAGAGGGAAATGGAGATTTAACTATGTCAACAGTTCGCAGATACTCAACAATAATTTGGGTTTCGAGCGGCAGCGATGCAAACAAATTTGATAAACAATTGATGAACGACTATTTAAATGCCGGAGGTAATTTATTGTTGATCACCCCTTCTGGCAAATCTTTTATTGATGATAATTTATTAGAGTATTTAGGAATCACTTGGCATACTTCTGCGCTTACTACATTAAAAGATTTTCAAAGTGTCGAACCCGGTTTAAGTAATATTACTGTTACTGCAAATCAAACATTTATTAATGTATTTAATACGCAGTTAAATTCTGTATCATCAACTTTACTCTATCAATCAACAGAGGGATTTGATGAGCCAAGAGGTGTCGGAGTGATTTCTAGTCCAGAAGATCTAGGGAAATTTGCATTGCTGGCATGTAAGCCACTCAATTTTGATTATACAGAACTTTCAAGCAATTTAGAATATATAATAGTCAATTTAATTGGCGAACCTCTTACTTCAGTAGAAGATAAAGAGTCGGTTGTAAATGTTTTTGAGTTGAAATCTGTGTATCCAAATCCATTCAATCCGACTACAACTATTGAATTCGCTTTACCTTCAAACGAACATGTGAACATCTCCGTTTATAATATTATTGGACAGAAAGTTGATGAAATAATTAATGATAATTTTGAAAGCGGCATCCACAAATTCAATTGGAATGCATCACATTTAGCTTCCGGAATTTATTTAATAAAATTTGATGGCGGTAAATTTCACGCAGTTCAAAAAGCAGTTTTAATGAAATAA